One Burkholderia sp. PAMC 26561 genomic window carries:
- a CDS encoding DUF3613 domain-containing protein, producing MNRIRSMRNNAIMIAIAIGVLPFASPVLAQTQVQTPLTAQAQAQPQSQAQPQYETVAQPPVMEQPVEAPVTRIGDSTVAWLAMQREGHLAAPAQPMLGVEADAAFRRYLKSFDHPIPAQLNSSVGEVGAGSGGGAQN from the coding sequence ATGAACAGGATTCGATCGATGCGCAATAACGCGATCATGATTGCGATCGCAATTGGCGTGTTGCCGTTTGCGTCACCCGTTCTGGCACAGACGCAAGTTCAAACGCCTTTGACCGCGCAAGCGCAAGCGCAGCCGCAATCGCAGGCACAACCGCAGTACGAGACCGTTGCGCAGCCGCCCGTCATGGAGCAGCCAGTCGAGGCGCCTGTGACGCGCATAGGCGATTCAACTGTCGCGTGGCTCGCAATGCAGCGTGAGGGCCACCTTGCGGCGCCCGCACAGCCCATGCTCGGCGTCGAGGCCGATGCCGCGTTTCGCCGATACCTCAAGTCATTCGATCATCCGATTCCGGCGCAACTGAATTCGTCGGTGGGCGAGGTGGGTGCTGGATCGGGTGGCGGAGCACAGAACTGA
- a CDS encoding type II secretion system F family protein, with product MDADSFFVVALMCGSAACALIGLLVFAGLGRNRRSVRTLDHALDQRAASAAAARAATPASNERKDPKVSDETDKSRLTSLDRIVQTLSRTAARWLDTPLGKIVVADEDRRLLERCGFLDNTARARFFAARIGCSVVLPLIMVIWRSGEPRVALWMSGALATGFMLPKWLIRRRAKARQRAVVGELPMFVDLLRLLQGVGLSLDQTLQVMISDFATVLPVLSTELALAHRQFNTGRTREQSLNRLSTSYENDDLTAVMRLVIQVDKHGGAVQEPLRQFGDRLRESRRATLRERIGALTVKMTGVMVVTLLPALLIITAGPGFIAVFHSLSTLHK from the coding sequence ATGGACGCAGACTCATTCTTCGTTGTTGCGCTGATGTGCGGTTCGGCAGCTTGTGCGCTGATCGGACTGCTCGTGTTCGCCGGTCTCGGCCGTAATCGCCGCAGCGTGCGCACCCTCGACCATGCGCTCGACCAGCGCGCCGCAAGCGCGGCTGCTGCACGCGCAGCCACGCCTGCATCGAATGAAAGGAAGGATCCCAAAGTATCTGACGAAACGGACAAATCACGGCTTACGAGCCTCGACCGGATAGTACAGACGCTGAGCCGAACCGCTGCGCGATGGCTTGACACGCCGCTCGGAAAAATCGTGGTTGCCGATGAAGATCGCCGCTTGCTCGAACGCTGCGGTTTCCTCGACAACACCGCACGCGCGCGCTTTTTCGCGGCGCGGATCGGATGCTCTGTGGTGTTGCCGCTGATTATGGTCATCTGGCGCAGCGGCGAGCCGCGCGTCGCGTTGTGGATGTCTGGCGCGCTTGCCACGGGCTTCATGTTGCCAAAGTGGCTCATCCGGCGTCGCGCAAAGGCGCGTCAGCGCGCGGTCGTCGGCGAGTTGCCGATGTTCGTGGACCTGTTGCGCCTGCTGCAGGGCGTGGGACTTTCGCTGGATCAGACCCTGCAGGTCATGATCAGTGACTTTGCGACTGTGCTGCCGGTGTTATCGACGGAACTGGCGCTCGCGCATCGGCAATTCAACACGGGACGCACGCGCGAGCAATCGCTGAACCGTCTTTCCACCAGCTATGAAAACGACGACCTGACGGCCGTGATGCGTCTCGTGATCCAGGTCGATAAACACGGGGGCGCCGTTCAGGAGCCACTGCGCCAGTTCGGCGACCGGTTGCGCGAATCGCGCCGGGCGACATTGCGGGAACGCATCGGAGCGCTGACGGTGAAGATGACCGGCGTCATGGTCGTGACTTTGCTGCCCGCGCTGTTGATCATCACCGCGGGGCCGGGGTTCATTGCTGTGTTCCACTCGCTGTCCACGCTGCACAAATGA
- a CDS encoding type II secretion system F family protein produces the protein MSSGIGFVLMVALLCAAGGLLLWQRSQDSRNRAMTDQFVGRRVASVQGVMQPSNAPPAQRPRVNAPPTMPSRSVPRGLREHVKHQRERWMYASGNLMSRAGVANPRVLFLIAGTVFVAGAITIGLRTNWLLGAGFVVVSGVCLYAALSWRAQKRYQRIARQLPVFLDGIVRLIIIGNSVPASFQAALTTTDTPLRECLDRVSRMLRSGVDIDVALKHVALVYRVRELELVGSVLRVSVRYGGRSDVMLDRMAALMRDLEQAERELVALTTETRLSSWVLGLLPVVVGGFVIVSNPSYFAAMWADPVGQRLVFVAIGLQLLGVFLLYSLARLKD, from the coding sequence ATGTCTAGCGGTATCGGCTTCGTGCTGATGGTCGCGCTGTTGTGCGCAGCGGGCGGGTTGTTGCTGTGGCAGCGCTCGCAGGACTCGCGTAATCGCGCGATGACGGACCAGTTCGTCGGCCGGCGTGTGGCCTCCGTACAAGGCGTCATGCAGCCGTCCAATGCGCCGCCGGCTCAGCGGCCGCGTGTCAATGCACCGCCCACGATGCCCTCGCGGAGCGTGCCGCGTGGCCTTCGTGAACACGTAAAGCATCAGCGCGAGCGTTGGATGTATGCGTCCGGCAACCTGATGAGCCGCGCGGGCGTTGCGAATCCACGTGTGCTTTTCCTGATCGCGGGTACTGTGTTCGTGGCCGGCGCGATCACTATTGGCTTGAGAACGAATTGGCTTTTGGGAGCGGGGTTTGTCGTTGTCAGCGGCGTGTGTCTTTACGCGGCGCTTTCGTGGCGCGCGCAAAAACGCTACCAGCGCATTGCGCGGCAATTGCCTGTTTTCCTCGATGGCATCGTGCGCCTGATCATCATCGGCAACAGCGTGCCGGCCTCGTTCCAGGCGGCGCTCACCACGACCGATACACCTTTGCGGGAATGCCTCGATCGCGTATCGCGCATGTTGCGCTCGGGCGTGGACATCGATGTCGCGCTCAAGCACGTGGCGCTCGTCTACCGCGTCCGCGAACTCGAGCTGGTCGGCTCTGTGCTGAGGGTGTCGGTGCGTTATGGCGGGCGCTCCGACGTCATGCTCGACCGCATGGCCGCGCTGATGCGCGATCTCGAGCAAGCCGAACGCGAACTGGTTGCGCTCACCACCGAGACACGTTTGTCGTCATGGGTGCTTGGCTTGCTGCCGGTTGTGGTCGGCGGCTTCGTGATCGTGTCCAACCCGTCGTACTTCGCCGCAATGTGGGCTGATCCCGTCGGCCAGCGCCTGGTGTTCGTCGCAATTGGACTGCAGTTGCTTGGTGTTTTCCTGCTTTATTCGCTTGCACGGCTGAAGGATTGA
- a CDS encoding CpaF family protein produces the protein MAKDIEFSDDATSFAHTQQFQDIKHAAHEHLLTRIEELGAEFGRWSRQAIQQFVDLEIDGFVRMRRIPLNESEVRLVGEALTKELAGFGPIEDLLADPAVEDILINGFDDVYVSRHGMLAKIPVRFADNAHLLRIVRRILAPIGRRLDESNPMVDARLPDGGRVNVVIEPLSLDGPVVSIRKFRRDPLRPDDLLANGTFNQEISGLLDAAVAARCNVLVSGGTSSGKTSLLNALAFFIPKHERVVTIEDTAELSLNHPHVVRLESRPGGFDGAGVVSIRDLLRNTLRMRPDRIIVGEVRGGEVLEMLQAMNTGHDGSMGTVHASSARECLYRLEMLAGFAGFQGTESSLRRQIANAIDFIVQIGRLSNGRRRILSVTEVTGLSDNIVATQELYRYEPVLLEGGEEQDNWVSLGIHPSSPKLAKYRQALGNDMRERDGFNDGFGRGFGRSGGGFNV, from the coding sequence ATGGCAAAAGACATCGAATTCTCCGACGACGCCACTTCGTTTGCGCACACGCAGCAGTTCCAGGACATCAAGCACGCGGCCCACGAACATCTGCTTACGCGCATCGAGGAACTCGGCGCAGAGTTCGGACGATGGTCGCGTCAGGCGATCCAACAGTTTGTCGACCTCGAGATAGACGGCTTCGTGCGCATGCGGCGCATTCCGTTGAACGAAAGCGAAGTGCGTCTGGTTGGCGAGGCGTTGACGAAGGAACTCGCGGGTTTCGGGCCGATCGAGGATCTGCTCGCGGACCCCGCCGTCGAGGACATTCTGATCAACGGCTTTGACGATGTCTATGTATCGCGTCACGGCATGCTCGCTAAAATCCCCGTGCGGTTTGCCGACAACGCGCATCTGCTGCGCATCGTGCGGCGGATTCTGGCGCCTATCGGGCGGCGGCTGGATGAATCGAACCCAATGGTCGATGCACGCCTGCCCGACGGTGGCCGCGTGAACGTGGTGATCGAGCCGTTGTCGCTGGATGGACCAGTTGTATCGATACGCAAGTTTCGCCGCGATCCATTGCGCCCTGACGATCTGCTTGCCAACGGCACGTTCAATCAGGAGATCAGCGGTTTGCTCGACGCAGCAGTCGCCGCACGATGCAACGTGCTGGTCTCGGGAGGAACGAGTTCGGGCAAGACGTCCTTGCTCAACGCACTTGCATTCTTCATTCCAAAGCATGAACGCGTGGTGACGATCGAGGACACGGCAGAACTCTCGCTCAATCATCCGCATGTGGTGCGCCTCGAAAGCCGGCCCGGCGGGTTCGACGGCGCGGGCGTGGTGTCGATCCGCGACCTCTTGCGCAACACGTTGCGGATGCGGCCGGACAGGATCATCGTGGGTGAAGTGCGCGGCGGCGAAGTGCTCGAAATGCTCCAGGCGATGAACACCGGCCACGACGGTTCCATGGGCACCGTGCACGCAAGTTCGGCGCGTGAATGTCTTTACCGGCTGGAGATGCTGGCGGGGTTCGCCGGTTTTCAGGGCACCGAATCGAGCTTGCGCCGGCAGATCGCGAACGCGATCGACTTCATTGTGCAGATTGGCCGGCTTTCCAACGGGCGCAGACGGATCCTGTCGGTCACCGAGGTTACAGGGCTTTCCGACAACATTGTCGCGACGCAGGAGTTGTACAGATACGAACCCGTCTTGCTCGAAGGCGGCGAGGAACAGGACAACTGGGTGTCGCTCGGCATTCATCCGAGTTCGCCGAAGCTCGCGAAGTACCGGCAGGCGCTCGGCAACGACATGCGCGAACGCGACGGTTTCAACGACGGGTTTGGCCGCGGTTTCGGACGCTCGGGCGGGGGCTTCAATGTCTAG
- a CDS encoding AAA family ATPase yields MNARVLSLTEVETRVQNTRFLCVCADAGRRAWLTRALGTLGQIEHVPFDPVALVPKIVTLGTSLVFIDFGRAPLEAPQASAESATAMAAAVRDAFPGLAIVALGSLQGSDSAVAALRAGVRDFIDMDGDPAEAARITQQLLEQASLSAQTQRTANRHGKITVLLGARIGVGVSTLAANLAVKLQKRDVTALKTAALLDLGIPAADSSVLLDTQSEFNFVDAVRNLRRFDQTFVHTAFGRHASGLAVTTLPTDLASMREVSYASAVSLLNRLRTFFDHQLVDLGGFTNLEFISQVVQAADNVWLVCDPNVASAVSAVELLEGIREHDAQSQTDAPQKMHLVVNKFDATLHFGADQIAERLGLPLLAVLPSRTQALGRAVNQGQLLADIAERDPYVRALDGLLARLGGGKAPEAGAPGSVPESATPVASTDAASSVKRFLSTFKKRS; encoded by the coding sequence ATGAACGCGAGAGTACTTTCCTTGACTGAGGTTGAAACACGGGTGCAAAACACGCGCTTCCTGTGCGTCTGCGCGGATGCAGGACGACGTGCGTGGCTCACGCGTGCGCTCGGGACGTTGGGCCAGATCGAGCATGTGCCATTCGATCCAGTTGCGCTCGTACCCAAGATCGTGACACTTGGCACGTCGCTGGTTTTTATCGACTTCGGACGGGCGCCGCTCGAAGCGCCGCAGGCAAGCGCGGAAAGCGCAACAGCCATGGCCGCCGCCGTGCGCGATGCCTTTCCGGGCCTCGCGATCGTCGCGCTGGGATCGCTGCAAGGCTCCGACAGCGCGGTTGCAGCGCTGCGTGCAGGCGTGCGTGATTTCATCGATATGGATGGCGATCCCGCAGAAGCAGCCCGGATCACGCAGCAATTGCTGGAACAGGCGAGCCTGTCTGCGCAAACCCAGCGCACCGCGAACCGCCACGGAAAAATTACGGTGCTACTCGGCGCGCGTATAGGCGTGGGCGTCAGCACGCTGGCCGCAAACCTCGCGGTCAAGCTGCAAAAGCGCGATGTCACTGCGTTGAAAACTGCGGCGCTGCTCGACCTCGGCATTCCCGCCGCGGACAGTTCCGTGCTGCTCGACACCCAAAGCGAATTCAATTTCGTCGATGCCGTGCGCAATCTGCGCCGCTTCGACCAGACCTTCGTACATACCGCGTTTGGCCGTCACGCGAGTGGTCTTGCCGTCACCACGTTGCCGACAGACCTTGCCTCCATGCGCGAGGTGTCGTATGCATCGGCGGTCAGTTTGCTCAACCGGTTGCGGACGTTTTTCGATCATCAACTGGTGGACCTCGGCGGCTTCACCAACCTTGAATTCATCAGCCAGGTCGTGCAAGCCGCGGACAACGTGTGGCTCGTCTGCGACCCGAACGTGGCGTCGGCAGTGTCGGCTGTCGAACTGCTCGAAGGAATACGCGAACATGACGCGCAGTCGCAGACAGATGCACCGCAAAAAATGCATCTGGTCGTGAACAAGTTCGACGCGACGCTGCATTTCGGCGCCGACCAGATCGCCGAGCGGCTGGGCTTGCCGTTGCTTGCAGTGTTGCCCTCGCGCACGCAGGCGCTGGGGCGAGCCGTGAACCAGGGACAATTGCTCGCGGATATTGCCGAGCGCGATCCGTACGTGCGGGCGCTAGATGGTCTGCTCGCGCGTCTTGGCGGCGGCAAAGCGCCGGAAGCGGGTGCGCCAGGGTCTGTACCGGAGAGCGCAACACCCGTTGCGTCCACCGACGCGGCGAGCAGCGTCAAGCGGTTCCTTTCCACTTTTAAAAAGCGGTCATAG
- a CDS encoding type II and III secretion system protein family protein, whose translation MTKTKGSVRRQCARSMRGMLFAMLACLCAVAPGGMVDAKTTRATSADNAPEPVPRVLDIAVGAQRQIAPGHALQRVAVGDPAVADVLWLKSSGGVNSGLLLVGKSAGRTEMMLWEKGSTQPRTFTVNVTTQAARKLLGSDTPAVDVLGGTAVLTGSAANVESHQRALAVAKDAIGKSADGAAGSDSKDAGKQDNGSSDAAASATKGGGVYDASTVAVRPVVQVDVKVVEFSKSVLKQAGFNLFKQNNAFAFGTFSPSSLTSYTGGATTNLQVQGTSPVSSAFNLIVNLGTRGIFANLSLLESNNLARVLAEPTLVALSGQSASFLAGGEIPVPVPQTLGTISIIYKPYGIGLTVTPTVLGANRIALKVAPEASQLDFQHALTINGISVPAITTRRADTTVELGDGESYVIGGLIDRETMSNVDKVPMLGDLPIIGSFFKTLQYTQNDRELVIVVTPHLVSPIAKGAPLPGTPGEQSEQRDGPVWRSFMGGVASSDMAPGFSK comes from the coding sequence ATGACGAAAACCAAAGGTTCTGTTCGAAGGCAGTGTGCTCGCAGCATGCGGGGAATGTTGTTCGCCATGCTGGCCTGTCTGTGCGCCGTTGCGCCGGGAGGCATGGTCGATGCAAAAACCACACGTGCCACGAGCGCGGACAACGCACCGGAACCTGTTCCCCGCGTGCTCGATATCGCGGTTGGCGCACAGCGGCAGATCGCGCCTGGGCACGCGTTGCAACGCGTCGCAGTGGGGGACCCCGCCGTCGCCGATGTTCTTTGGCTCAAGAGCAGCGGCGGCGTCAACAGCGGCTTGTTGCTGGTCGGGAAAAGCGCGGGACGCACGGAAATGATGCTGTGGGAGAAGGGCAGCACGCAGCCGCGCACCTTCACTGTCAACGTCACCACGCAGGCCGCGCGCAAGTTGCTTGGCAGCGATACACCGGCGGTTGATGTGCTGGGTGGCACGGCGGTTCTCACCGGGTCTGCTGCGAACGTGGAATCGCATCAGCGGGCGCTGGCGGTGGCGAAGGATGCGATAGGCAAGTCCGCGGACGGCGCGGCTGGCTCCGACTCGAAAGACGCTGGAAAGCAGGACAATGGATCGTCCGATGCAGCCGCAAGCGCAACTAAAGGCGGAGGCGTCTACGATGCATCCACGGTGGCCGTGCGCCCCGTGGTCCAGGTAGACGTGAAGGTCGTCGAGTTCAGCAAGTCGGTGCTGAAGCAAGCAGGCTTCAACCTCTTCAAGCAAAACAACGCGTTTGCATTCGGGACGTTCTCTCCTTCATCGCTGACGTCCTACACAGGCGGTGCGACGACCAACCTGCAGGTCCAGGGAACATCGCCCGTCAGCAGCGCCTTCAACCTCATCGTCAACCTGGGCACGCGCGGCATCTTCGCCAACCTTAGCTTGCTGGAGTCGAACAATCTCGCGCGGGTCCTGGCTGAACCGACGCTCGTCGCGTTGTCCGGCCAGAGCGCGAGTTTTCTCGCGGGCGGCGAGATCCCGGTGCCGGTGCCGCAGACGCTAGGCACGATCAGCATCATCTACAAGCCGTACGGGATCGGCCTGACGGTCACGCCGACCGTGCTTGGAGCGAATCGCATCGCGCTGAAGGTAGCGCCTGAGGCGAGCCAGCTCGACTTCCAGCACGCGCTGACCATCAACGGCATTTCGGTGCCTGCGATCACCACGCGGCGCGCCGATACAACCGTCGAGCTCGGCGATGGCGAGAGCTACGTGATAGGCGGTCTCATCGATCGCGAGACGATGTCGAACGTCGACAAGGTGCCGATGCTCGGCGATCTTCCGATCATCGGTTCGTTCTTCAAGACCCTGCAATACACGCAAAACGATCGCGAGCTGGTGATCGTCGTGACGCCGCACCTGGTTTCGCCGATAGCCAAGGGCGCGCCGCTGCCCGGCACGCCGGGCGAGCAATCCGAGCAGCGCGACGGACCGGTGTGGCGCTCGTTCATGGGCGGTGTGGCGTCGAGCGATATGGCGCCGGGATTTTCAAAATGA
- the cpaB gene encoding Flp pilus assembly protein CpaB, which produces MANITRILAGSLIALAVLLGIFAWSLSRRAPATIAPVVQGQASFPVVVASRDLPAGKPIEADALTLRMAPSRGAGEFGDAAPLVGRVPLTAVAANTTITEASLTTGLADAIAPGERAVAVRIDEGNAVGNRVRPGNFVDVFFMLKRDMSAGPGTDAEVAATQARLLLSRVRVLSFGDATLPGTSDSADAASSATRASSAGGGARTAVLAVRTADIDALTLAEGAGRLVLALRNPADNDVTEPAAMAPFLASLRITNDGKGRAAAGLSLQALAGGTGAQPPKQIPSWPPVPATAAFKAPRVQAASNDLELIRGSRREKIAY; this is translated from the coding sequence ATGGCCAATATCACTCGTATCCTTGCTGGAAGTCTGATCGCGCTTGCAGTGCTGCTCGGCATTTTTGCCTGGTCGCTTTCGCGCCGTGCGCCCGCGACGATTGCGCCTGTCGTGCAAGGGCAGGCAAGCTTTCCCGTAGTCGTGGCTTCGCGTGACTTGCCTGCAGGCAAACCGATAGAAGCCGATGCGCTGACCTTGCGCATGGCGCCATCGCGTGGTGCAGGCGAGTTCGGCGATGCCGCACCATTGGTCGGCCGCGTGCCGCTTACTGCGGTTGCCGCGAACACGACGATCACCGAAGCCAGCCTTACCACCGGACTCGCCGATGCCATCGCACCCGGCGAGCGGGCTGTCGCGGTGCGCATCGACGAAGGTAACGCCGTAGGCAATCGCGTGCGGCCGGGCAATTTCGTCGATGTGTTTTTCATGCTCAAGCGCGATATGAGCGCGGGTCCCGGCACCGACGCCGAGGTCGCGGCCACGCAGGCGCGACTTTTGTTGTCGAGGGTACGTGTACTGAGTTTCGGCGATGCCACGCTGCCCGGTACATCGGATAGCGCTGATGCCGCGTCGAGCGCAACGCGCGCCTCGAGCGCCGGTGGTGGGGCACGGACCGCGGTGCTGGCGGTGCGCACGGCCGACATCGATGCATTGACGCTTGCTGAAGGCGCCGGCCGCCTGGTTCTCGCGCTGCGCAATCCCGCCGATAACGACGTGACAGAGCCTGCAGCGATGGCGCCGTTTCTGGCATCGCTCAGGATTACGAACGATGGCAAAGGACGCGCAGCCGCGGGTTTGTCGTTGCAGGCGCTTGCGGGCGGGACTGGAGCGCAACCGCCGAAGCAAATTCCCTCGTGGCCGCCGGTGCCGGCCACAGCGGCTTTCAAGGCGCCTCGGGTTCAGGCGGCATCGAACGATCTGGAATTGATCCGCGGCTCGCGTAGGGAAAAGATTGCCTACTGA
- a CDS encoding TadE/TadG family type IV pilus assembly protein yields the protein MKRAVSARQQQRGQRGSTAVEFALIFPLFFLIFYAIVTYSIIFAAKQSLALAASEGARAALKFQPNATSAASALTLRASAACATATGLVNWIATTTPCTATYAPCTFDASMQCVKVSLNYDYGSKPLVPVLPLIGLPTPTTLTANAMVQLNPENLF from the coding sequence CTGAAGCGAGCCGTGTCTGCACGACAGCAACAGCGGGGACAACGCGGCAGCACGGCCGTGGAGTTCGCGCTCATCTTCCCGCTGTTTTTCCTGATTTTCTACGCGATCGTCACCTACAGCATCATCTTCGCCGCTAAGCAATCGCTGGCGCTTGCGGCATCGGAAGGAGCGCGCGCCGCGTTGAAGTTTCAGCCGAATGCGACCAGTGCAGCAAGCGCGCTCACGCTGCGTGCAAGCGCGGCCTGTGCTACGGCGACCGGACTCGTGAACTGGATCGCGACCACCACGCCATGCACGGCAACCTACGCGCCCTGTACGTTCGATGCATCGATGCAATGCGTGAAGGTCTCGCTCAACTACGACTACGGGAGCAAGCCGCTCGTGCCTGTCTTGCCGCTTATCGGCTTGCCAACGCCGACCACGCTTACCGCAAACGCCATGGTGCAACTGAACCCGGAGAACCTGTTCTGA
- a CDS encoding A24 family peptidase produces the protein MINAALFVSWALAVVLFDCFWRRIPNWLVIAGVALACAFAASGYSPFHIAFKDAALGLPVGLIALMPFYLMGVMGAADVKVFAALGAWCGVHALLGLWMATSVFAGIHALCLIVPAMIKTRRTNAAHVAGAVGGNERVHRATFMVGGRRATPYAALLAVSALASFALNALGAAR, from the coding sequence GTGATTAACGCCGCGTTATTCGTTAGCTGGGCACTCGCGGTCGTTTTATTCGATTGCTTTTGGCGCCGCATCCCAAACTGGCTCGTCATTGCCGGGGTGGCGCTTGCGTGCGCATTTGCAGCAAGTGGATATTCACCATTTCATATCGCTTTTAAGGATGCCGCGCTCGGGCTTCCAGTCGGGCTTATCGCGCTCATGCCGTTCTATTTGATGGGCGTGATGGGCGCTGCCGACGTCAAGGTATTCGCCGCCTTGGGCGCGTGGTGCGGCGTGCACGCACTGCTCGGCCTATGGATGGCCACGAGCGTCTTTGCGGGCATTCACGCGCTTTGCCTGATCGTGCCCGCGATGATCAAGACAAGGCGAACCAACGCGGCACATGTCGCTGGCGCCGTTGGCGGCAACGAACGTGTACATCGTGCGACTTTCATGGTCGGTGGCCGCCGCGCGACGCCGTACGCTGCCTTGCTCGCGGTATCGGCGTTGGCGAGTTTCGCACTGAATGCACTCGGGGCCGCGCGATGA
- a CDS encoding Flp family type IVb pilin, whose amino-acid sequence MSNFIKRFSNDERGVTAIEYGLIAGIIVVALAASLAPIAKQLTSVFATILAAI is encoded by the coding sequence ATGTCGAACTTCATCAAACGTTTCTCCAACGACGAACGCGGCGTTACAGCGATCGAATACGGTCTCATTGCCGGCATCATTGTAGTGGCACTGGCTGCGTCGTTAGCGCCGATCGCAAAACAGCTCACGTCCGTGTTTGCAACCATCCTTGCGGCGATCTGA
- a CDS encoding collagen-like triple helix repeat-containing protein, translating into MKTAHNRTGALRVTILTAAIATMLTLGACGGSGSTSKQLGSSGSTGAIPTTGGDGSTSAGTGGDGSTSAGTGGGSGAGGSGSGSGAGGGGSGSGSGTVVGGGGTGGGTGGGTGGGTGGGTGGGTGGGTGGGTPTVTPVAGVASNAGNLVTAVGNTVSGLGSVVGNASVPGVSPATTQAAGDVVSNLGGAVGALGNGVSQGLGQIGSSANPVGTTLASTGNVVQKAGDAVSSAGDLVTSVGSGALSPLAPVTTPVGTLVSGVGGAVTQVGGALGTTLSTGAVSQVTQGVSTLITPITTMASSLTQTVGSATGLGAPVNNLLTTLGGTLNLAGQTVASTGNNPLASGLGGVVSSTGTTLASAGGLVNGTPGANPLSPITGVLTGLTGATGGGGTGSPLSPVTGVVSGLTNTVAGLGAAPGAAGPLAPIASLVSGVTGGLTSVGGTGGATGALAPVTGLVSGLTGALAGAGATSGGAGSLAPVSGLVGGLTNTIGTVATGVATPVAGTVGGATSALTSATSGSGSGSTGNLLAPVTGLVGGLTGALGAGTPKSPSAGTTTTTAAVGVGVGLSSTTGGTSSSSPANPLGGVTTLLGGLLGAHNK; encoded by the coding sequence ATGAAGACCGCACACAATCGCACGGGCGCATTGCGCGTCACCATTCTCACCGCTGCTATCGCGACCATGCTGACGCTCGGCGCATGCGGCGGGTCAGGTTCCACCAGCAAACAACTCGGCAGCTCCGGCTCGACCGGCGCAATCCCCACCACCGGTGGTGACGGAAGCACATCGGCGGGCACCGGCGGCGACGGCAGCACATCGGCAGGCACTGGCGGCGGATCAGGCGCCGGCGGCAGCGGCAGCGGATCCGGCGCGGGTGGCGGCGGTTCGGGCTCAGGCAGCGGCACTGTCGTGGGCGGCGGCGGTACGGGTGGCGGCACCGGTGGGGGCACCGGCGGCGGCACCGGTGGTGGAACTGGCGGCGGTACGGGTGGTGGAACTGGTGGTGGAACACCGACAGTGACCCCCGTTGCAGGCGTCGCCTCCAACGCGGGCAATCTCGTCACGGCGGTGGGCAATACGGTCTCCGGTCTCGGCTCGGTCGTCGGCAATGCCAGCGTTCCGGGCGTGAGCCCCGCCACGACCCAGGCGGCGGGCGACGTCGTATCGAATCTCGGCGGGGCCGTGGGCGCGCTCGGCAACGGCGTATCGCAAGGTCTTGGCCAGATCGGATCGAGCGCCAATCCTGTCGGCACGACACTCGCGAGCACGGGCAACGTCGTGCAGAAAGCAGGCGATGCAGTTTCAAGCGCAGGCGATCTGGTGACCAGTGTCGGCAGCGGCGCGCTGTCCCCGCTCGCACCGGTCACGACACCTGTCGGCACGCTGGTCAGCGGTGTCGGCGGCGCGGTCACGCAGGTCGGCGGTGCGCTCGGCACCACGTTGTCGACGGGCGCTGTCAGTCAGGTCACGCAAGGTGTCAGCACACTGATCACCCCGATCACGACGATGGCCAGTTCGCTCACGCAAACGGTCGGCTCGGCAACGGGCCTTGGCGCACCGGTCAACAACCTGCTCACCACGCTCGGCGGTACGCTGAACTTGGCGGGCCAGACGGTGGCATCGACGGGAAACAATCCGCTCGCAAGCGGCCTGGGCGGCGTCGTGTCCAGTACCGGAACGACGCTGGCATCCGCCGGCGGACTGGTCAACGGCACGCCGGGTGCAAATCCGCTGTCGCCGATCACCGGCGTCCTCACGGGCTTGACAGGCGCAACCGGCGGCGGTGGCACGGGAAGCCCGCTCTCCCCGGTGACGGGCGTTGTCAGCGGCTTGACGAATACGGTCGCTGGCCTGGGCGCTGCGCCGGGAGCCGCGGGCCCGCTTGCTCCGATTGCATCACTCGTGAGCGGCGTGACGGGTGGATTGACCAGTGTTGGCGGCACAGGCGGCGCAACGGGCGCACTGGCTCCCGTGACGGGTCTCGTCAGCGGCTTGACGGGCGCACTTGCCGGCGCAGGCGCAACGTCTGGCGGTGCGGGTTCCCTCGCTCCGGTATCAGGTCTCGTCGGCGGCTTGACGAATACCATCGGTACGGTCGCCACGGGTGTTGCCACACCGGTCGCAGGCACAGTGGGTGGCGCGACGAGCGCGCTGACCAGTGCGACCTCGGGCAGCGGCTCAGGCTCGACAGGCAACCTGCTTGCGCCGGTGACCGGTCTCGTGGGCGGCCTGACCGGAGCGTTGGGTGCGGGCACGCCCAAGTCGCCGTCGGCCGGAACGACGACGACTACGGCCGCAGTCGGCGTTGGCGTGGGTCTCTCGAGCACCACCGGCGGCACATCGAGCAGCTCACCTGCTAACCCGCTGGGCGGCGTGACCACGCTCCTCGGCGGCTTGCTCGGCGCGCATAACAAGTAA